In Candida orthopsilosis Co 90-125, chromosome 6 draft sequence, the following are encoded in one genomic region:
- a CDS encoding Ilv5 ketol-acid reductoisomerase → MSFRTNSIRMARLATSKATLSKRTFSLLANATRTTTIAKATMPMMAVRGVKTINFGGTEEIVHERADWPKEKLLDYFKNDTLALIGYGSQGYGQGLNLRDNGLNVILGVRKNGASWKAAVEDGWVPGENLFDVNEAVEKGTIVMNLLSDAAQSETWNTIKPLLTEGKTLYFSHGFSPVFKDLTHVEPPKNIDVILAAPKGSGRTVRSLFKEGRGINSSYAVWNDVTGKAEEKAIAMAIAVGSGYVYQTTFEREVNSDLYGERGCLMGGIHGMFLAQYEVLRENGHTPSEAFNETVEEATQSLYPLIGKYGMDYMYDACSTTARRGALDWYPRFKDALKPVFEELYESVRNGTETKRSLDFNSQPDYRDRLEEELQTIRNMEIWKVGKEVRKLRPENQ, encoded by the coding sequence ATGTCATTCAGAACCAATTCCATCCGTATGGCTAGATTAGCCACCTCAAAAGCTACTTTGTCAAAAAgaactttttcattgttggCTAATGCTACTAGAACTACCACCATTGCTAAGGCTACCATGCCAATGATGGCTGTACGTGGTGTCAAGACTATCAACTTTGGTGGTACtgaagaaattgttcaCGAAAGAGCTGATTGGCCAAAGGAAAAATTGTTGGACTATTTCAAGAATGATACTTTAGCTTTGATTGGTTACGGTTCTCAAGGTTACGGTCAAGGTTTAAACTTGAGAGATAACGGTTTGAATGTCATTCTCGGTGTACGTAAGAATGGTGCTTCTTGGAAAGCTGCTGTCGAAGATGGTTGGGTCCCAGGTGAAAACTTGTTTGATGTCAATGAAGCTGTTGAAAAAGGTACCATTGTTATGAACTTGTTGTCAGATGCCGCTCAATCTGAAACTTGGAACACCATCAAGCCTTTGTTGACTGAGGGTAAGACCTTGTACTTTTCCCACGGTTTCTCACCagttttcaaagatttgaCTCACGTCGAACCACCAAAGAACATTGATGTTATCTTGGCTGCTCCAAAGGGTTCAGGTAGAACCGTCAGATCTTTGTTCAAAGAAGGTAGAGGTATCAACTCATCATATGCCGTCTGGAACGATGTCACTGGTAAAGCTGAAGAAAAAGCTATTGCTATGGCCATTGCTGTTGGTTCAGGTTACGTTTACCAAACCACCTTTGAAAGAGAAGTCAACTCAGACTTGTACGGTGAAAGAGGATGTCTTATGGGTGGTATTCACGGTATGTTCTTGGCTCAATACGAAGTCTTGAGAGAAAACGGCCACACTCCATCTGAAGCTTTCAATGAAACCGTCGAAGAAGCTACTCAATCATTATATCCATTGATTGGTAAATACGGTATGGACTACATGTACGACGCTTGTTCCACTACTGCTAGAAGAGGTGCTTTGGACTGGTACCCAAGATTCAAGGATGCTTTGAAACCAGTCTTTGAGGAATTGTACGAATCTGTTAGAAACGGTACTGAAACCAAGAGATCTCTTGACTTCAACTCGCAACCAGACTACAGAGATAgattggaagaagaattaCAGACTATCAGAAATATGGAAATCTGGAAAGTTGGTAAGGAAGTTAGAAAATTGCGTCCAGAAAACCAATAA
- a CDS encoding glutathione peroxidase: MSKFYDLTPLDSKGNPYPFSELKGKVVLIVNVASKCGFTPQYEGLEKLNKQFEGKPVQILGFPCNQFGNQEPGSNEEIGSFCKVNYGVTFPVLAKIDVNGNNASPVYQYLKSQKSGLLGLTRIKWNFEKFLVDQNGNVVERFSSLAKPADIAPKIENLLKSTK; this comes from the coding sequence ATGTCCAAGTTCTACGACTTAACTCCACTCGACAGTAAAGGAAACCCATACCCATTCTCTGAATTGAAGGGTAAAGTTGTCCTTATTGTTAATGTTGCTTCAAAGTGTGGTTTTACTCCTCAATATGAAGGGCTTGAGAAAttaaataaacaatttgaaggTAAACCAGTTCAAATTTTGGGATTTCCATGTAACCAATTCGGTAACCAAGAACCGGGTTCAAATGAAGAGATTGGCTCATTCTGTAAAGTAAATTACGGTGTTACATTTCCTGTTTTAGCTAAGATTGATGTTAATGGTAACAATGCTTCACCCGTTTATCAATACTTGAAGAGTCAAAAGTCAGGTTTGTTGGGATTGACTAGAATTAAGTGGAATTTCGAAAAGTTCTTGGTTGATCAGAATGGAAATGTTGTTGAGAGGTTTAGTTCATTGGCCAAACCAGCAGACATTGCtccaaagattgaaaacttgTTAAAGAGCACCAAGTAA